A genomic region of Thermodesulfovibrio aggregans contains the following coding sequences:
- the rfbD gene encoding dTDP-4-dehydrorhamnose reductase, with amino-acid sequence MKILITGGKGQLATEFIEYFEKNGIEFNAFSREDLDITDFNKVYSLIKEIKPEIIINCSAYNNVDGAEREPYLACKVNAFGVYNLALASGKVNAKLIHYSTDYVFDGEKLGFYTEEDKPNPINEYGKSKLFGELFIKETLENYLIFRTSWVYGKGKQNFLYKLNEWAKTQEVLKIAVDEFSVPTSTKTIVEVTMKAIDAGLTGLYHLTNSGYASRYEWAKEYLRLKGISKLIYPAYQSDFNLPAKRPKWSVMSNERISKELNIEIKEWKEELRSIIDECRI; translated from the coding sequence ATGAAAATTCTCATAACAGGTGGCAAAGGTCAGCTTGCAACAGAATTCATAGAGTATTTTGAGAAAAATGGAATAGAGTTCAATGCCTTTAGCAGGGAAGACCTTGATATAACAGATTTTAACAAAGTCTACAGCCTGATAAAAGAGATAAAACCAGAGATAATAATAAACTGCTCAGCCTACAACAATGTGGATGGAGCTGAAAGAGAGCCTTATTTAGCCTGCAAGGTGAATGCATTCGGAGTTTACAATCTTGCCCTAGCCTCAGGCAAAGTAAATGCAAAACTAATTCATTACTCTACAGACTATGTATTTGATGGGGAAAAGCTCGGGTTTTATACAGAAGAAGACAAGCCAAATCCGATAAACGAATACGGAAAAAGCAAGCTATTTGGAGAGCTTTTTATTAAGGAAACTCTTGAAAACTATTTAATTTTTCGCACAAGCTGGGTTTATGGGAAGGGGAAACAAAATTTTCTTTATAAACTTAATGAATGGGCGAAAACCCAAGAAGTCCTGAAAATTGCGGTTGACGAGTTTTCCGTTCCAACTTCAACGAAAACCATAGTTGAAGTAACAATGAAGGCGATTGATGCAGGTTTAACAGGGCTTTATCATCTTACCAATTCAGGTTATGCTTCGCGCTACGAGTGGGCAAAGGAGTATTTAAGGCTAAAAGGTATAAGTAAGCTTATCTATCCGGCTTATCAATCAGATTTTAATCTTCCAGCAAAAAGACCAAAGTGGTCAGTAATGAGTAACGAGAGGATAAGTAAGGAGTTGAATATAGAGATTAAAGAATGGAAAGAGGAACTAAGGAGCATAATTGATGAATGTAGAATTTAA
- a CDS encoding sugar nucleotide-binding protein produces the protein MKILITGGKGQLATEFIEYFEKNGIIVNAFSREDLDIRDFNKVYSLIKEIKPEIIINCSAYNNVDGAEREPYLACKDKTE, from the coding sequence ATGAAAATTCTCATAACAGGTGGCAAAGGGCAGCTTGCAACAGAATTCATAGAGTATTTTGAGAAAAATGGAATAATTGTCAATGCCTTTAGCAGGGAAGACCTTGATATAAGAGATTTTAACAAAGTCTACAGCCTGATAAAAGAGATAAAACCAGAGATAATAATAAACTGCTCAGCCTACAACAATGTGGATGGAGCTGAAAGAGAGCCTTATTTAGCCTGCAAAGACAAAACTGAATGA
- the acs gene encoding acetate--CoA ligase, whose product MTKIESLLKDERIFYPPQEGKDLAYIKSRYQYDKIYDYSLKDPDGFWTERAKELITWFRYWDRTCYWDFNKAEIRFFEGGKLNASYNCLDRHLLNPHVKNKAAIIWQGEHDRDLRVYTYQMLHDEVCRFANILKSLGVKKGDRVVIYMPTMPEVIAAMLACARIGAIHVVVYGGLSAEALKSRILDAGAKILITADGTYSGGRRINLLNNAETAIAQCECIEKYIVINRFGEEITLSDKRGLLFDELIKNKEFEKYCPCEEMDAEDILFILYTSGSTGKPKGIYHTTGGYLVYAAHTTQWVFDLRPEDIIWRPGAVGWITFHTYVVYSPLALGATVFIYDGLPDYPNPGRWWELVDRFKVTILYLTPTNIRAFMKEREDWPAKYDLSTLRILGTVGEPINPEVWIWYHKNVGKGRIPVVDTWWQTETGGHLISPLPYTIPQKPGSVTLPLPGIEPVIFRDDGTSADINESGHLCIKGAWPGIARGLWGDSEKFKEIYFSRFPGYYFTGDQARVDEDGYFWIMGRLDDVISVSGYLIRTSELESVFVAHSAVAEAAVVGMPHEIKGEVIYAYIVLKDGFQPSEELKKNLIQHITKEIGPLVIPEVIQFVNDLPKTRSGKIMRRILRKVAAGVYDDLGDKSTLANPDVVEKIIQGRKEIFGK is encoded by the coding sequence ATGACAAAAATTGAGTCTTTGCTTAAAGATGAGCGAATTTTTTACCCTCCCCAGGAGGGAAAAGATCTGGCTTACATTAAAAGTCGTTATCAGTATGATAAGATTTACGATTATTCCCTCAAGGATCCTGATGGTTTCTGGACTGAGAGGGCCAAGGAGCTTATTACCTGGTTCAGATACTGGGATAGAACCTGCTACTGGGACTTTAACAAAGCTGAGATCAGATTTTTTGAAGGTGGAAAACTTAATGCCTCCTATAATTGTCTTGACAGACACCTTTTAAATCCTCATGTCAAAAACAAGGCTGCTATTATCTGGCAGGGGGAGCATGATCGGGATTTAAGAGTGTATACCTATCAGATGCTCCATGATGAGGTCTGCAGATTTGCCAACATCTTGAAATCTCTTGGAGTTAAAAAAGGAGATAGGGTTGTCATTTACATGCCCACGATGCCTGAGGTTATAGCAGCTATGCTTGCCTGTGCTCGCATTGGAGCTATTCATGTAGTTGTCTATGGAGGTTTATCCGCCGAGGCTTTAAAATCAAGAATCCTTGATGCTGGAGCTAAGATTCTCATTACTGCCGATGGAACCTATAGCGGAGGAAGAAGAATTAATCTCCTTAATAATGCCGAAACAGCTATTGCACAGTGTGAATGCATAGAAAAATACATAGTTATCAATCGATTTGGAGAAGAGATAACCCTTTCTGACAAGAGGGGGCTTCTTTTTGATGAACTTATCAAAAACAAGGAGTTTGAAAAATACTGTCCCTGTGAGGAAATGGACGCTGAGGATATCCTTTTTATTCTCTATACCTCAGGATCCACAGGAAAGCCTAAAGGGATCTATCACACAACAGGTGGATATCTTGTTTATGCTGCCCATACCACTCAGTGGGTCTTTGACCTCAGACCTGAAGATATCATTTGGCGCCCGGGTGCCGTTGGTTGGATTACATTTCACACCTACGTTGTTTATAGTCCCTTAGCCCTTGGGGCAACAGTCTTTATATATGATGGTCTTCCTGACTATCCTAATCCAGGGAGATGGTGGGAGCTTGTGGATCGTTTTAAGGTGACTATCTTATATTTGACCCCTACAAATATCCGTGCCTTTATGAAAGAGAGAGAGGATTGGCCAGCTAAGTATGACCTTTCAACATTGAGAATCCTTGGAACAGTGGGTGAACCCATCAATCCTGAGGTCTGGATCTGGTATCACAAAAATGTGGGCAAGGGTAGAATTCCGGTAGTAGATACATGGTGGCAGACAGAGACCGGAGGGCACTTAATTTCACCTCTTCCCTATACCATCCCTCAAAAACCAGGCTCTGTTACCTTACCTTTACCTGGGATTGAACCTGTAATTTTTAGAGATGATGGAACTTCAGCAGATATTAATGAGAGTGGACATCTCTGTATAAAAGGGGCTTGGCCTGGTATAGCACGAGGATTATGGGGAGATTCTGAAAAATTCAAAGAGATATACTTTAGTCGTTTTCCTGGGTATTATTTCACAGGAGATCAAGCCCGAGTGGATGAGGATGGATATTTCTGGATTATGGGTAGACTTGATGATGTCATCAGTGTCTCAGGATATCTCATCAGAACTAGTGAGCTTGAATCAGTCTTTGTTGCCCATTCAGCTGTGGCTGAAGCTGCAGTTGTGGGAATGCCCCATGAGATTAAAGGAGAAGTTATTTATGCCTATATCGTTCTCAAGGACGGATTCCAGCCCTCTGAGGAGCTAAAGAAAAATCTAATTCAACACATCACTAAAGAAATAGGGCCTCTTGTCATTCCAGAAGTGATTCAATTTGTGAACGATCTTCCCAAGACCCGTTCAGGAAAAATTATGAGGAGAATTCTGAGAAAAGTAGCAGCTGGAGTTTATGATGATCTTGGAGATAAGTCAACCTTAGCTAATCCAGATGTGGTTGAGAAGATCATACAGGGAAGAAAGGAGATCTTTGGTAAGTAA